One Oryza glaberrima chromosome 11, OglaRS2, whole genome shotgun sequence genomic region harbors:
- the LOC127753900 gene encoding uncharacterized protein LOC127753900: MTDSLQGERWRGIRVGLLALLLSSLCGRSVGLLPPPAAATMAYRRKQGPIAADDRRSSYPQSPQGSSSSYSYTSIKSMNEPKLGLWETLARKAKGILDEDGVAHKSDEYTKEKTPRKFDSSTGAQESQSRWSFENHSKTGDTGSRTRSEALAASVNQLGGRIRDALEEGLTIVDNKTSNIIEETKKIQIRRKQANSNSYVPNLAFDTLRPPNLSNDQAETAAQETQLKASRDVANAMAAKAKLVLRELKTVKADLAFAKQRCAQLEEENKFLREAKQKGSKTEEDDDLIRVQLETLLAEKSRLAQENSMYARENRFLREIVDFHQFTTHDVAPLDDGDMEDSIPGEDSNHTYSEDMFPVVEAYLDREELSPVPSRPESPILSSCESSSPKSSNSKSSAANLPSNVSAKCIGT; encoded by the exons ATGACTGACAGTTTGCAGGGGGAAAGGTGGCGAGGCATCAGAGTTGGGTTGcttgctctcctcctctcttctctttgtggtcggtcggtcggtctcctcccaccacccgccgccgccaccatggccTACCGCCGGAAGCAGGGCCCCATCGCCGCCGATGATCGCCGGAGCTCCTACCCCCAGTCGCCGCAG GGCTCTTCTTCATCGTACAGTTACACATCAATCAAAAGTATGAACGAGCCCAAGCTTGGGCTATGGGAAACTTTGGCAAGAAAAGCCAAGGGAATTCTTGATGAGGATGGCGTGGCACATAAGTCTGACGAGTACACAAAAGAGAAGACCCCTCGCAAGTTTGATTCATCCACTGGAGCTCAG GAATCTCAATCTCGCTGGTCATTCGAAAACCACAGCAAGACAGGGGATACTGGATCCCGGACAAGGTCGGAAGCTCTTGCTGCTTCTGTCAACCAACTTGGTGGAAGAATCAGAGATGCCTTGGAA GAAGGACTCACAATTGTGGACAATAAGACATCCAATATCATTGAGGAGACAAAGAAGATACAAATTAGAAGGAAGCAAGCCAATTCGAATTCTTATGTGCCGAACCTAGCATTTGATACATTAAGACCTCCTAATCTTTCAAATGATCAAGCTGAAACTGCAGCCCAGGAAACCCAATTAAAAGCTTCTCGCGAT GTTGCTAATGCAATGGCTGCTAAAGCAAAACTTGTGCTCCGTGAACTAAAAACAGTAAAAGCTGATCTAGCTTTTGCGAAGCAGCGATGTGCTCAGCTAGAAGAGGAGAACAAGTTCTTGCGAGAAGCAAAGCAGAAAGGGAGCAAAACTGAAGAGGATGATGACCTG ATTCGTGTGCAACTGGAGACCTTATTGGCCGAGAAATCAAGACTGGCGCAGGAAAACTCCATGTACGCACGCGAAAATCGTTTCTTGCGTGAGATAGTAGATTTTCATCAATTCACCACCCACGATGTTGCCCCCTTGGATGATGGTGACATGGAAGACAGTATACCAGGAGAAGATAGCAATCACACTTACTCAGAAGATATGTTTCCGGTAGTTGAGGCTTATTTAGATCGTGAAGAACTATCTCCTGTCCCCTCAAGGCCTGAATCTCCAATCCTCAGCTCATGTGAGTCATCATCCCCC
- the LOC127755643 gene encoding uncharacterized protein LOC127755643 — translation MPQKVPLPCYLQSPPSAPHPRHSAAFSRSLRPCRPNGPPPAFASAEFPGSVPDIAQMPPRRCHRSVAGIDQDDLLDPDALADPDSSFYEINGIRVHHKVCTHEDSSDQSADSAITNADQNQIGLPIVLLHGFGSSVFSWTHIMRPLARIAGAKVLAFDRPAFGLTSRTIWSGDDTKPINPYSMAFSVIATLAFIDQLGAKKAVLVGHSAGCLVAVEAYFEAPERVAALVLVAPAIFVPVFRRKGVKEYGVGEQEWQNKKDSNGSNLPTNPLNRIWGKFLELCLWIAGFLMNMIRAIVSIVRSLYCKAVVAVLRSSVGVRLVRLVMDKFGILAVRNAWYDPSKVTDHVIQGYTKPLRSRGWEMALLEYTISMIMDSISSSKVPVSERLSEISCPVLVVSGDTDRLVPRWNTERVARAIPGAGFEVIKNSGHLPQEERPEEFVSVVERFLRRAFGRPNNEQVLQAAA, via the exons ATGCCTCAAAAGGTGCCTCTCCCATGCTATCTCCAATCTCCACCCTCGGCTCCACACCCTCGACATtctgccgccttctcccgcaGCCTCCGCCCCTGCCGTCCCAATGGTCCTCCCCCAGCCTTTGCCTCTGCCGAGTTCCCAG GTTCAGTTCCAGACATCGCCCAGATGCCACCACGCCGCTGCCACCGGAGTGTGGCCGGCATTGACCAGGATGACCTCCTAGACCCGGATGCCCTTGCCGACCCGGACAGCAGCTTCTACGAGATCAATGGCATAAGGGTCCACCACAAGGTTTGCACCCATGAGGATTCCAGTGACCAATCTGCAGACTCTGCCATCACAAACGCTGACCAAAACCAAATTGGTTTGCCCATAGTGCTATTACATGGGTTTGGCTCGTCGGTCTTCTCTTGGACCCACATCATGCGCCCTCTAGCCCGCATTGCCGGTGCCAAGGTTCTTGCCTTTGATCGGCCTGCCTTTGGTCTGACATCCCGAACCATCTGGTCTGGTGATGACACCAAGCCTATTAACCCCTACTCCATGGCCTTCTCAGTCATCGCCACTTTGGCATTCATTGACCAACTCGGTGCCAAGAAGGCCGTCCTTGTCGG GCACTCAGCTGGTTGCCTTGTGGCCGTGGAGGCATATTTTGAGGCACCAGAAAGGGTAGCTGCACTTGTGCTGGTTGCACCTGCCATTTTTGTGCCAGTTTTCAGGAGGAAAGGTGTGAAGGAGTATGGTGTAGGTGAACAAGAATGGCAGAATAAGAAGGATTCTAATGGTTCAAATTTGCCTACAAATCCACTCAATAGGATTTGGGGAAAATTCCTCGAGCTATGCTTGTGGATTGCAGGGTTTCTTATGAACATGATTAGGGCAATAGTTAGTATTGTTCGATCTTTATATTGTAAAGCTGTTGTTGCTGTTCTTCGATCATCAGTTGGCGTGAGGCTg GTAAGATTGGTCATGGATAAATTTGGTATATTGGCTGTCCGCAATGCATGGTACGACCCAAGCAAAGTGACAGATCATGTCATTCAAGGTTACACTAAG CCATTAAGATCCAGAGGTTGGGAGATGGCTCTTTTGGAGTACACTATATCCATGATCATGGATTCTATATCATCATCGAAAGTGCCTGTCTCAGAAAGGCTTTCTGAGATCTCGTGCCCAG TGCTAGTGGTGAGTGGAGACACTGATCGCCTTGTTCCTCGTTGGAATACCGAGCGCGTAGCACGTGCGATTCCTGGTGCAGGATTTGAGGTGATCAAGAACTCTGGGCACTTGCCACAGGAGGAACGACCCGAAGAATTCGTCTCTGTTGTCGAAAGGTTTCTGAGAAGAGCTTTTGGGAGACCCAACAACGAGCAAGTGTTGCAAGCAGCTGCATGA